From the genome of Antennarius striatus isolate MH-2024 chromosome 19, ASM4005453v1, whole genome shotgun sequence, one region includes:
- the LOC137613591 gene encoding rho-related GTP-binding protein RhoB — MTDIRKKLVVVGDGACGKTCLLILFSKDEFPEVYVPTVFETYVADIEVDNKQVQLALWDTAGQEDYDRLRPLSYPDTDVILMCFSVDSPDSLENIPEKWVPEVKHFCPNVPIILVANKKDLRNDENVKNELSRLKLEPVKTEDGRAMAMRIGAYDYLECSAKTKEGIWEVFETATRAALQKRKTPSGNCADCCVLM; from the coding sequence ATGACGGACATACGCAAAAAACTGGTGGTGGTCGGGGACGGTGCGTGTGGGAAGACGTGTCTCCTGATTCTCTTCAGCAAAGACGAGTTTCCGGAGGTGTACGTCCCCACGGTGTTCGAGACGTACGTGGCGGACATAGAGGTGGACAACAAGCAGGTTCAGCTGGCCTTATGGGACACGGCCGGACAGGAGGACTACGACCGCCTGCGGCCCCTCTCCTACCCGGACACGGACGTCATTCTCATGTGCTTCTCCGTGGACAGCCCGGATTCGTTGGAGAACATCCCGGAGAAGTGGGTCCCCgaagtgaaacatttttgtccGAACGTGCCCATTATATTAGTGGCCAACAAGAAGGACCTGCGCAACGACGAGAACGTGAAGAACGAGCTGTCCCGGCTGAAGCTGGAGCCCGTGAAGACGGAGGACGGCCGCGCCATGGCCATGCGCATCGGCGCCTACGACTACCTGGAGTGTTCGGCCAAGACCAAGGAGGGCATCTGGGAGGTATTCGAGACGGCCACACGGGCGGCCTTGCAGAAACGGAAAACGCCATCGGGGAACTGCGCCGATTGCTGCGTTTTGATGTGA